GTGCTCATGTGGAGCTTCAGGCTGGTGCTTGTGGCTCGCGCTGCCTTCCAGCTTGGGTGGATCAAAAAATTCCCTGGTCGTAGTACCGTTCTTCTTCATGAAAGCCTGCAAGTCCTCCGTGCTCTGCCAGTCATGCATAAAAGCATAATCATCATGGCCGGCATCATGCCCATGCCCGGCATGTTTCATAATGGAGCAACCCAGGAAACCGGGACTACCCTTCAGGCGAGAGGCCCGGTCTTT
Above is a genomic segment from Dehalococcoidales bacterium containing:
- a CDS encoding antibiotic biosynthesis monooxygenase, whose product is MHRNFYNYDVTSGKGEEAEKFLKDRASRLKGSPGFLGCSIMKHAGHGHDAGHDDYAFMHDWQSTEDLQAFMKKNGTTTREFFDPPKLEGSASHKHQPEAPHEH